A genomic segment from Triticum dicoccoides isolate Atlit2015 ecotype Zavitan chromosome 1A, WEW_v2.0, whole genome shotgun sequence encodes:
- the LOC119281317 gene encoding 60S acidic ribosomal protein P2B-like yields the protein MKLIAAYLLAYLGGNSSPSAADVKNILDSVGAEADEEKLEFLLAELKGKDITEVIASGREKFAAVPSGGGAIAVGAPAAASGGAAAPAAESKKEEKVEEKEESDEDMGFSLFD from the exons ATGAAGCTGATCGCAGCCTACCTTCTCGCCTATCTGGGCGGGAACTCTTCCCCAAGTGCCGCTGACGTCAAGAACATCCTTGACTCAg TTGGTGCTGAGGctgatgaagaaaagcttgagttcctTCTTGCTGAACTCAAAGGCAAGGACATCACAGAAGTGATTGCATCTGGAAGGGAGAAGTTTGCCGCTGTGCCTTCAGGTGGGGGTGCCATTGCTGTGGGAGCTCCAGCTGCTGCATCTGGTGGTGCCGCAGCACCTGCTGCTGAGTCAAAGAAGGAGGAGAAGGTTGAAGAGAAGGAAGAATCTGATGAA GACATGGGTTTCAGTCTGTTCGACTAA